In a single window of the Nodularia spumigena CCY9414 genome:
- a CDS encoding ComEA family DNA-binding protein, translating into MIKLRYASLTVTTAIMVALSACNNTPTAENPSTPATNPDSQTTEVVSHVGHDGKSQININTAILSELDKFEAKLGIPELSNKIQANRPYGSPEDLVSKKVITQEEFDQIKDSVTVQEVALTGEAKDVDYMTKLSLMKGHLLVAQELLEKNQPKQAEPHIGHPVEEIYVDVEDQLNERQVKEFKTTLVSLENFVKSNPKDAKVNTELTTSMQAVDGAIAALPAEQRSKPKFVLQVINELLDAANAEYTAAIADSKIAEPIEYQDSRGFVVYANELYQGISSQVATENPEADAAIKASFTELKAAWPSVIPPATAAKTPEDVTKLVTTIAENSQKIIKKASN; encoded by the coding sequence ATGATTAAATTACGTTATGCCAGCTTGACTGTTACCACTGCGATCATGGTTGCTCTAAGTGCTTGTAACAACACACCAACCGCAGAAAATCCATCCACGCCAGCCACTAATCCCGATTCCCAAACTACAGAAGTTGTCAGCCACGTTGGTCATGATGGTAAATCTCAAATTAACATCAACACTGCGATCTTGTCAGAGTTGGATAAATTTGAAGCCAAGTTAGGTATCCCCGAATTATCGAACAAAATTCAGGCGAACCGTCCCTATGGTAGTCCGGAAGATTTGGTAAGCAAAAAGGTCATCACTCAGGAAGAATTTGACCAAATCAAAGACTCGGTTACTGTTCAGGAAGTAGCACTCACAGGTGAAGCCAAAGATGTGGATTACATGACCAAATTGAGTTTAATGAAAGGGCATCTTTTAGTAGCACAAGAACTGCTAGAAAAGAATCAGCCAAAACAAGCCGAACCTCATATTGGACATCCAGTTGAAGAGATATATGTTGATGTAGAAGACCAATTAAATGAGCGTCAAGTCAAAGAATTTAAGACAACTTTAGTGAGTTTGGAAAATTTCGTCAAATCTAATCCCAAAGATGCCAAAGTGAACACTGAACTGACCACTTCCATGCAAGCAGTTGATGGTGCGATCGCCGCTTTACCCGCAGAACAACGCTCAAAACCAAAATTTGTCCTCCAGGTGATTAACGAATTACTAGATGCAGCTAACGCCGAATATACAGCCGCGATCGCAGATAGCAAAATAGCAGAACCAATTGAATATCAAGATTCCCGTGGTTTTGTAGTTTACGCCAATGAACTATATCAAGGGATTTCTAGCCAAGTAGCCACAGAAAATCCCGAAGCAGACGCAGCAATCAAGGCTAGTTTCACTGAACTTAAAGCAGCTTGGCCTAGCGTGATTCCACCAGCTACAGCAGCGAAGACACCGGAGGATGTTACTAAGTTGGTAACAACTATTGCGGAAAACTCGCAAAAAATCATCAAAAAAGCCAGTAATTAA